A single window of Brachyhypopomus gauderio isolate BG-103 chromosome 21, BGAUD_0.2, whole genome shotgun sequence DNA harbors:
- the LOC143484814 gene encoding uncharacterized protein LOC143484814 isoform X3, which translates to MAEARTEDEEESLRESRDPGARLSSRRANAERVERNKPEQRQSSQGALSSIRNVIKRTSTRSTSFRTSVQIDHSRDRRRPEITVLSAEPLASSTWYSAPPAQPSWTSSILTVQLPPPSYEQVIREKKLEKSISSPSNPAPSSNPAPSSVPTPSPIPSASSSSSSSSSSASHPSTATIATQTDIDVPSSTRVATRRSVRRPPKPPPPTVPLTPRLAESRHAHTRSLIDLDLPDPPCDSCSLQHACSSENPGGLLSEPCRVHAGFSDGDAGDLARHNSAPILSDTSPDSHDPPLQCPVKQKVSARPRPRPRSKSGLQPVNAEDVPNQPMTREVKVQTLVRLKDDDTGCAVAGFTHSALDIASNKYMQELLDVFACDEQCFQSNQDNETDQCAKSEEEEEEEDDVSESFFVTVPPHPPEPLNRPKPKPRTKNPNLPSSPSQDDPETESSSEEKSKPEESDEELKEEHSEDKQSPPMPTPRPPLNKTSTSQQQSDPEEGVTETSPFPQPPRQPVAARRSKDPGQADAALPGSVSAGVPPKTSASEPAPVPDPTTEAGTTSAERGKGSLGSKQTHPPSPAKLQCQKKPPPSSARASGNKASTSFRLLPLRPPPIKLTKSAGSSQSKAPANQLPGYRVPKRGPPLPPRPKPGHPLYRDHMSKAQANPNQNQTGSKTVGEEHHSQESPTHTPRQTRSSRALRTQGGDSYEDACPTMPAEPASQPRPPLELRGEQQAEGRVRLNLCSPVCV; encoded by the exons ATGGCCGAGGCAAGAACCGAAGACGAGGAGGAGAGTCTGAGGGAGTCGCGAGACCCCGGCGCGAGGCTGAGCTCGCGACGGGCGAACGCAG AGCGAGTAGAGAGGAACAAGCCTGAACAACGCCAGTCCAG CCAAGGAGCTCTCTCTTCTATTCGAAATGTGATCAAAAGAA CATCTACCAGATCAACATCTTTCAGAACGTCCGTTCAAATCGACCACAGTAGAGACCGACG ACGTCCAGAGATCACAGTCCTGTCGGCTGAACCTCTGGCCTCCAGCACCTGGTACTCAGCACCCCCTGCCCAGCCCTCTTGGACTAGCAGTATTCTCACAGTTCAG CTTCCTCCGCCTTCATACGAACAGGTGATCCGAGAAAAGAAGCTTGAGAAGAGCATCTCATCCCcctctaaccccgccccctcctctaaccccgccccctcctctgtCCCCACCCCTTCCCCCATCCCATCTGCCTCCTCCagttcttcttcctcctcatcttctGCCTCCCATCCGTCTACCGCCACCATCGCCACGCAGACCGACATCGACGTTCCTTCTTCAACACGCGTCGCTACTAGACGCTCAG TTCGTCGACCCCCGAAACCGCCTCCCCCCACCGTCCCGCTCACGCCTAGACTTGCCGAGTCTCGACATGCGCACACGCGCTCGCTAATCGACCTGGACCTGCCCGACCCGCCGTGCGACTCCTGCAGCCTTCAGCACGCGTGCAGTAGTGAGAACCCCGGTGGACTCCTGTCAGAGCCGTGCAGGGTTCACGCTGGCTTCAGCGATGGTGATGCAGGGGATCTCGCACGACACAACTCCGCCCCCATTCTCAGTGACACCTCCCCGGATTCCCATGATCCTCCGCTGCAGTGCCCAGTGAAGCAAAAGGTTTCAGCACGTCCCAGACCACGTCCTCGCTCCAAAAGCGGTTTGCAGCCAGTCAACGCAGAGGACGTTCCGAATCAGCCAATGACAAGAGAGGTCAAAGTTCAGACTTTAGTGCGACTTAAAGATGACGACACCGGGTGTGCTGTTGCAGGATTCACCCATAGTGCTTTGGACATTGCCTCAAATAAGTACATGCAGGAATTGTTGGACGTCTTTGCTTGTGACGAGCAATGTTTCCAAAGCAACCAGGACAACGAAACTGACCAGTGTGcgaagagtgaggaagaggaagaagaggaagacgaCGTATCTGAGAGTTTTTTTGTCACTGTTCCACCTCATCCTCCTGAACCTCTAAATAGGCCGAAACCAAAACCAAGAACCAAGAACCCCAATCTGCCATCCAGCCCGTCACAAGACGACCCAGAGACCGAAAGCTCTTCAGAAGAAAAGAGCAAGCCAGAAGAGTCGGATGAAGAGCTCAAGGAAGAGCACTCCGAGGACAAGCAAAGCCCCCCGATGCCCACCCCTAGACCCCCGCTTAACAAAACCTCCACATCCCAGCAGCAGAGTGACCCAGAAGAGGGCGTAACAGAAACGAGCCCGTTCCCTCAACCCCCAAGACAGCCGGTGGCTGCCCGCAGGTCTAAAGACCCTGGCCAGGCAGACGCAGCCCTGCCTGGGAGTGTTTCTGCTGGAGTGCCTCCCAAaacttcagcttcagaacctgCTCCGGTTCCCGACCCCACGACTGAGGCAGGAACGACGTCAGCCGAAAGAGGAAAAG GTTCCCTTGGCTccaaacaaacacacccaccGTCTCCAGCCAAGCTCCAGTGTCAGAAAAAACCTCCACCCTCATCGGCAAGG GCCTCGGGTAACAAAGCTTCAACATCTTTTCG GTTGCTCCCTCTGCGTCCTCCTCCAATCAAGCTGACCAAGTCAGCAGGCTCCTCCCAGTCTAAGGCTCCAGCCAATCAGCTCCCAGGTTACAGGGTACCCAAACGAGGCCCGCCCTTGCCTCCCAGACCTAAACCTGGTCACCCGCTCTACAGAGACCACATG agTAAAGCTCAAGCAAATCCAAATCAGAACCAAACTGGCAGTAAGACAGTGGGAGAAGAACACCACTCCCAG GAGAGccctacacacactcccagacAAACACGCAGCAGTAGGGCGCTGAGAACTCAAGGTGGAGACTCGTACGAGGACGCGTGTCCCACGATGCCCGCTGAACCCGCCTCACAGCCACGGCCCCCACTGGAGCTGAGGGGAGAACAGCAGGCGGAAGGACGGGTCAGGCTGAAC ttGTGTAGCCCAGTTTGCGTTTGA
- the LOC143485173 gene encoding transmembrane protein 184C-like isoform X1 — translation MPCTCGTWRRWIRPLVVALYALLLAVALPLCVWELQKAEVGTHTKAWFIAGVFVFMTIPISLWGILQHLVHYTQPELQKPIIRILWMVPIYSLDSWIALKYPNIAIYVDTWRECYEAYVIYNFLMFLLNFLETQYPSLPLILEVQEQRSLLPPFCCCPPWAMGEVLLYRCKLGVLQYTAIRPVTTVIALVCQLCGVYDEGNFSFRNAWTYLVIVNNASQLFAMYCLLLFYCTLREELSPLKPVGKFFCVKMVVFASFWQAVFIAFLVKVGVISDKHTWEWKSVEAVATGLQDFVICIEMFLAAIAHHYSFTYRPYVREDEEGSCFDSFLAMLDVSDIRADISEQVRNVGRTVLGRPRKLFFGSEADIVQGEHTGLLSGSSHERLGVDPLSVPASPRGQYEGLGQTDTPRSCSAPAGFNSSPWKNDCCAVPATTNQSPGVKS, via the exons ATGCCGTGCACCTGCGGGACCTGGCGGCGGTGGATCCGGCCTCTGGTGGTGGCTCTGTACGCGCTGCTGCTGGCGGTGGCCTTGCCGCTGTGCGTGTGGGAGCTGCAGAAGGCGGAG GTCGGGACACACACTAAGGCGTGGTTCATTgcgggtgtgtttgtgtttatgaccATTCCCATCTCCCTATGGGGCATTCTACAGCACCTGGTGCACTATACACAACCGGAACTACAGAAACCCATCATCAG AATACTGTGGATGGTCCCTATATACAGCTTAGACAGT TGGATTGCTCTGAAGTATCCCAATATAGCCATTTATGTAGACACATGGCGTGAGTGTTACGAGGCGTATGTCATCTATAACTTCCTGATGTTCCTGCTCAACTTCCTGGAGACACAGTACCCCAGCCTGCCTCTTATCCTAGAGGTGCAGGAACAGCGCTCACTACTGCCCCCTTTCTGCTGCTGTCCGCCATGGGCCATGGGAGA GGTCCTGCTGTACAGGTGTAAACTCGGTGTTCTGCAGTACACCGCCATCAGACCTGTTACGACTGTCATAGCGCT GGTGTGCCAGTTGTGTGGGGTCTACGACGAAGGCAACTTCAGCTTCAGAAACGCCTGGACTTACCTCGTTATCGTCAACAACGCCTCTCAGCTG tttgCCATGTACTGTCTACTGCTCTTCTACTGCACCCTCAGAGAAGAACTGAGTCCCCTGAAGCCTGTCGGCAAATTCTTCTGTGTTAAAATGGTGGTTTTCGCCTCATTTTG GCAGGCTGTGTTCATTGCTTTTCTTGTGAAGGTTGGCGTCATATCTGATAAGCACACGTGGGAATGGAAAAGCGTGGAGGCTGTAGCTACAGGATTGCAG gaCTTTGTCATCTGCATTGAGATGTTCCTCGCAGCAATTGCACATCACTACAGCTTTACATATCGTCCATACGTACGTGAAGATGAGGAGGGTTCCTGTTTCGACTCCTTCCTCGCTATGCTGGACGTCTCTGATATACGAGCGGACATCTCGGAGCAGGTCCGGAACGTGG GCCGTACGGTTCTAGGACGCCCCCGTAAGCTGTTCTTTGGCTCTGAAGCGGACATCGTGCAGGGAGAACACACTGGTCTTCTCTCAGGGTCGTCTCACGAGCGGCTGGGCGTTGACCCTCTTTCTGTCCCAGCCTCCCCGAGAGGACAGTACGAGGGGCTGGGCCAAACAGACACGCCTCGCTCCTGCTCCGCCCCCGCTGGCTTTAACTCCTCCCCCTGGAAGAATGACTGTTGTGCAGTGCCAGCAACTACCAATCAGAGCCCAGGAGTGAAGTCGTAA
- the LOC143485173 gene encoding transmembrane protein 184C-like isoform X2, translated as MTIPISLWGILQHLVHYTQPELQKPIIRILWMVPIYSLDSWIALKYPNIAIYVDTWRECYEAYVIYNFLMFLLNFLETQYPSLPLILEVQEQRSLLPPFCCCPPWAMGEVLLYRCKLGVLQYTAIRPVTTVIALVCQLCGVYDEGNFSFRNAWTYLVIVNNASQLFAMYCLLLFYCTLREELSPLKPVGKFFCVKMVVFASFWQAVFIAFLVKVGVISDKHTWEWKSVEAVATGLQDFVICIEMFLAAIAHHYSFTYRPYVREDEEGSCFDSFLAMLDVSDIRADISEQVRNVGRTVLGRPRKLFFGSEADIVQGEHTGLLSGSSHERLGVDPLSVPASPRGQYEGLGQTDTPRSCSAPAGFNSSPWKNDCCAVPATTNQSPGVKS; from the exons atgaccATTCCCATCTCCCTATGGGGCATTCTACAGCACCTGGTGCACTATACACAACCGGAACTACAGAAACCCATCATCAG AATACTGTGGATGGTCCCTATATACAGCTTAGACAGT TGGATTGCTCTGAAGTATCCCAATATAGCCATTTATGTAGACACATGGCGTGAGTGTTACGAGGCGTATGTCATCTATAACTTCCTGATGTTCCTGCTCAACTTCCTGGAGACACAGTACCCCAGCCTGCCTCTTATCCTAGAGGTGCAGGAACAGCGCTCACTACTGCCCCCTTTCTGCTGCTGTCCGCCATGGGCCATGGGAGA GGTCCTGCTGTACAGGTGTAAACTCGGTGTTCTGCAGTACACCGCCATCAGACCTGTTACGACTGTCATAGCGCT GGTGTGCCAGTTGTGTGGGGTCTACGACGAAGGCAACTTCAGCTTCAGAAACGCCTGGACTTACCTCGTTATCGTCAACAACGCCTCTCAGCTG tttgCCATGTACTGTCTACTGCTCTTCTACTGCACCCTCAGAGAAGAACTGAGTCCCCTGAAGCCTGTCGGCAAATTCTTCTGTGTTAAAATGGTGGTTTTCGCCTCATTTTG GCAGGCTGTGTTCATTGCTTTTCTTGTGAAGGTTGGCGTCATATCTGATAAGCACACGTGGGAATGGAAAAGCGTGGAGGCTGTAGCTACAGGATTGCAG gaCTTTGTCATCTGCATTGAGATGTTCCTCGCAGCAATTGCACATCACTACAGCTTTACATATCGTCCATACGTACGTGAAGATGAGGAGGGTTCCTGTTTCGACTCCTTCCTCGCTATGCTGGACGTCTCTGATATACGAGCGGACATCTCGGAGCAGGTCCGGAACGTGG GCCGTACGGTTCTAGGACGCCCCCGTAAGCTGTTCTTTGGCTCTGAAGCGGACATCGTGCAGGGAGAACACACTGGTCTTCTCTCAGGGTCGTCTCACGAGCGGCTGGGCGTTGACCCTCTTTCTGTCCCAGCCTCCCCGAGAGGACAGTACGAGGGGCTGGGCCAAACAGACACGCCTCGCTCCTGCTCCGCCCCCGCTGGCTTTAACTCCTCCCCCTGGAAGAATGACTGTTGTGCAGTGCCAGCAACTACCAATCAGAGCCCAGGAGTGAAGTCGTAA
- the ednrab gene encoding endothelin receptor type Ab, protein MMPWVTALIATISSILMRQGSCQSNSSNDFLHPDDPIAMHLPGLYATPSTLTLPLDLERSEVATPEPLRVRHAPWHSSSSSPTSGNSSAMGGPSPPPPACSRTTSMQLTLKYINVGLSCVIFAVGVVGNSTLLRIIFQKSMRNRPNALIASLALGDLIYIAIDIPIQVYKLLAMSWPFAGSEFGWFLCKLFPFLQKASVGITVLNLCALSVDRFRAVVSWSRVQGGGIPTSTRLEIVCIWALSFALAVPEAMSFNMVNFERNNVTMQTCMLKPNTSFTNFYREVKDWWLFGFYFCMPLACTAIFYTLMTYEMLNHTKGSLRIAPSEHLKQRREVAKVVFSLVLMFALCWFPLHLSRILKKMTYLQHDTERCNLLNFLLVLDYFSINLATINSCINPIVLYFVSKKFKNCFKSCLCCCWSSDSLLNSTGTSILYKSPDFHNNPAHHNNPALHNTLALHNNPALHNSPNDRTSQQKSRYI, encoded by the exons ATGATGCCCTGGGTCACAGCGCTAATAGCAACCATATCCTCCATCCTGATGAGACAAGGCTCCTGCCAATCAAACTCCTCAAACGACTTCCTGCACCCTGATGACCCAATTGCTATGCACCTTCCTGGCCTCTATGCCACCCCCTCCACTCTGACCCTCCCCCTGGATCTCGAGAGGTCGGAGGTCGCGACCCCGGAGCCTCTGCGTGTCCGTCACGCCCCCTggcactcctcctcttcctcgccgaCGTCCGGGAACAGCTCGGCGATGGGCGGTCCGTCCCCGCCGCCTCCTGCCTGCTCGCGGACGACGTCCATGCAGCTGACGCTGAAGTACATCAACGTGGGCTTGTCCTGCGTGATCTTCGCCGTGGGCGTGGTGGGCAACAGCACCCTGCTGAGGATCATCTTCCAGAAGAGCATGAGGAACCGGCCCAACGCCCTCATCGCCAGCCTGGCGCTCGGAGACCTCATCTACATCGCCATCGACATCCCCATTCAGGTCTACAAG CTGCTGGCTATGAGTTGGCCGTTCGCTGGATCTGAGTTTGGGTGGTTCCTCTGTAAGCTATTTCCATTCCTGCAAAAGGCTTCGGTTGGAATAACAGTACTCAACCTGTGTGCCCTGAGTGTAGacag ATTCCGTGCTGTGGTCTCGTGGAGTCGTGTGCAGGGTGGAGgcatccccacctccacccgttTGGAGATCGTGTGCATCTGGGCTCTGTCCTTTGCGCTCGCCGTACCTGAAGCCATGAGCTTCAACATGGTCAACTTCGAGCGCAACAACGTTACCATGCAGACCTGCATGCTCAAACCGAACACGTCCTTCACGAAC ttttacAGAGAGGTAAAGGACTGGTGGCTGTTTGGGTTTTACTTTTGTATGCCGTTGGCTTGTACCGCCATCTTCTACACTCTGATGACCTACGAGATGCTCAATCATACGAAAGGAAGCCTGAGAATTGCGCCGAGTGAACACCTCAAACAG cGCCGTGAGGTAGCCAAGGTCGTGTTCTCTCTGGTTCTGATGTTTGCTCTGTGCTGGTTCCCTCTGCACCTGAGTCGCATTCTGAAGAAGATGACTTACCTTCAGCACGACACAGAACGCTGCAACCTCCTCaa CTTCCTGCTTGTGTTGGATTACTTCAGCATAAATCTGGCAACCATAAACTCCTGCATCAACCCcatcgtgctctattttgtcAGCAAGAAATTTAAAAATTGCTTCAAG tcATGTCTGTGCTGCTGCTGGTCTTCTGATTCGCTGCTGAACAGCACAGGGACCAGCATCCTGTACAAGAGCCCCGACTTCCACAACAACCCCGCCCACCACAACAACCCCGCCCTCCACAACACCCTCGCCCTCCACAACAACCCCGCCCTCCACAACAGCCCGAACGATCGGACATCACAACAGAAGAGCAGATACATCTga